A window of Dermacentor andersoni chromosome 4, qqDerAnde1_hic_scaffold, whole genome shotgun sequence genomic DNA:
GTATTCCGACAAGTCCAAATTGGCTGTGAACCGAATGCTGCAAAGAATAGCAGACGACTTCGCGGGCATGGACCAAGACTTGATCCCGGCGCTAGTCCTACACTACATAGACACTGAGGACATTCGACCAGCAGCATCACTTACGAGGTATCCAACAATCTCGAATTAGACGCGCCTATCCCCAAAGCGGAAGTTCTCGCCGCGGCCCAGGCGGCTAAAAGAACGGCGGCTAAAAGCCCGCTGGCCGGACGAAGTCGCGAATTTATTGATCAGAAACCTAAACGATGAGATCTTGGAACACCTCACCTCAACGAGCAATGTTTGGAGAAAGGCTACGTTCCACCGGAAAGGAAGGATGCCAAAATTATAACAATAACTAACCCGAGCAAAACACCCGCTCTCGAAGCCCTAAGAGCCACATCACTAACATCGTGTATGGGCAAGCTTTAAGAGCGAGTGATTCAGATCGGACTCCAAAATTTTATAGAAAAGAATTCTATGCTACCATGCTGGGTTTTGGTGCCGGGCTATCGACTCAGGACGCCTTCCTCATTCTCAGGGAGGAGGTCCTTAGCCGAATACCCATAGGGGGTGAACATTTAATCTTCACTTTAGACCTTAAAGGGGCATTCGTTAACATCTCTCACGGAACAATTCTATCCGAGCTCAATGCAATAGGCGGAGCGAGAATCTTAACCACAACAAATCCTTCCTCTCCGGGAGAACGGCCGCCATATGGCTACAGCAGACCAGATTCGACCCCATACAAACGCCATACAAGGGCACACCACAGGGAACCATCTCCCCACAGCTCTTCAACAACGGATGCGCAAGCTTGCTCACGCGCTCGAAGAAATCCCGCACCTTGGTAACATTTTGCAtacggatgacatcaccctctcgGCTATAAGAAGCTCACTTGCGCAAAAAGAGCAAACACTACTAGAACCGCGTAGGCCATAGCTGGGTTCGCCACGAAAAGTGGACTCATCTGCGCCACCGACAAGTCGGAAGTCATTCGCGTCCACGGCAAACGCTACAAGAGCAACGGGGAAATAGTGCCGATGAACATCAGTAGACACGACGTCTCGTCATGCTCCCTTGAAAGCTTACTTTTCCGCATTATTAGTGTGTGTGCAAAGAAGCCTGCTTTGGGATTGCGGAGTGTAAAAAGTGATATAATAGGTGATTGGTAATGTGATAAttagtagatgattggtagcctTAAAAATGAATATTGGTGACGTCACCGCACTCACGTCGTaacattaaaataaaataaaataaataagaaggagATAATCTGTACTCGAACGCGAACAGAAGAGAAAGAAACCATGGCCCGGTTAACCAGACCCGgtctttaattgaattagtaagtatacataatttgccctatgttttccttggtgtctttgttggcttctcatgctatgattaaaaaaaatcgggaccctcggttaaccccctttcttctcgttcttacataacgagggtctcgggTCCGGCAACATCgttgctttcaggtagcatgtgcgggtttattgaccagtagtagccttcacccagaaagatcacgtagtCGCGACGCCTGcgccagaaaggatgttccacatccgccgccaaggtttgcgagtggtggcgctggctaacactcccaaggttagttctagtagcaagacataaatacccaagaacgtggatggggaaaccgcgccgaggtagcttagttggttagagcatcgcacgcgcaatgcgaggacgtgggatcgttccccaccttcggcaagttgtttttttcattgccatttttttatcatttctttaaatcaattaatatgcagaaataaTTTCCCTTGCGTTTTCTTGGTGTCTTTCTTGCCTTCTCATGATATAAAATATGCCACAGAAATTCTAAGAGTTCTCTACTAATGCGTAAGACTTCTTTGGCACACAAAAagcgatgggtagacatgcataagctaggaaaGGCAAGTAAGCAAAATCGATTGaacagccgagccaaacaatgcttacgcattagtaaaCAATTCTCAGAAGTTCCGTAGCCATTTCTGTTCCTTATCATATCTGTACGGCTTAGACCATATCATAACGTTCCAAACACAGCTCCATTCCATACAATCAGatgatttatttttgttttatatgCATAAGCATTTTTATGCCTAACCAACGAGGAGACCCGTCCGTCTGACCGTCATGTAAgacaatcgctttcaagattggtccagcagcagcgagcgaattcactttcgttctgcttctcgcttcaacgcgaactaagcggccagAACACTGCGCACACAAAGGTATCAGTACTCGGCGCACTGTGACTTTCAAAATAAGGTCTAagcgtctcgcttcagcgcgaacgaagcggcgagaacacaagcTTACGCGGCCACGTCCTACACAGGCGCCGCCTGAGCACgattgatcacggttgataatggttcaacGCAGATGGATAAAGCGCTAAAGAGAAATAACAGCTCATAATAAtagaacgtcatcagcgcacctgatGCCACCACCTGCGCCAGTTTGCtggcgtcatcaattcaccttgtgccgccgtccgcagcagtttgTGTCACCGCAGGGATGTCGTTTatgctggtcggatcaagtttcttaacattgataatgacacccgGCTACGTggaatgagcaagtggcacaatgcttacgcatactcagataacttccagaggagtttctgcgtgaattttttaaaatttgttatTATGGCAGAACAGAGCTGCGCTTCCAGCACTACTTCGTCGCTCAGTAAAGAAGAGTTTATGCAAGCTCGTTTGCTGGTACTCGCATTCGGCGCACGCATAACTTTTGcatatatatccacaaatatgtTCGCCGACATTATGACCGACCCAGCAGCAGatagcaaacagcagcagcaccagcagcagcagcaaccacgcGAAATCCGGGAGGATatataggcaaagaaagcttcgctttgataAGCCGACAAATACAACAACACTTCAGTGAAGGCGAAATTATATTGCTTATAGACCGAAGAGCTTTTCGTGTCCTCAGTAGTGACATTAAAACGAGTCTACGCGCTGCAACGGAAGTGCTATAGCAGAAAACCCAGTTTTCCGTACCTCTATTTTTGATGTCTCTTCATTTAGTGCGTGTCGAGCCAGCGGACTTCGTGCGTCGAAGATGCATATGCCAGTATTTAAACAGCGGTCAGCCACTTTAGCGCGGCCGTAAGAACACTAACATCCTGCGCGCCTTCAATGTTTTCTGCTTAGAATTGTCCGATGTTCGGTACGTTCAGCTCGGAATGATCAGCTTTTTCCTTAATAGAAAAGTGTGAGCATCTAGTTCGGAACTTTCAATAACGGCCGGAATAATCGAATAGATGAGTACGCCACCGTGGAATGAAAGGACATGGACTATACGTATTAGCATTTTGATGACGTCTAGATCATGTGGTCTAGAGTAGACACAACTTATTCGACAGCACGAAGCGCTTTGAAAGCGTGTAAACATATTTACAGGGACGACACTGGTAACAATTTATTCATTCAATAGCAGCCAGCAATGATGGCTCAGGAAACAGGAAATCATCCAGAAACGTTTAGGGGCCGTAATGACATAATAAGGATTATGtaaaagaaagcaataatatTTACATTTTACGTGTCGTACGCACAAAAGAAAAGCATGACGCAAGGTTGTATGGTTAAAACCGGCATATCTACATAGAAAAATATAGAAAGTGCAAATTCTCATTGAACTTCGACGTCAGCGTCGGCCTACTGGGCATATCACTGCATGGCCTCTCATTTCGTGCCGACATGCATTACTCGTAGTTACCAGACCTTGTTAGCTGCAGTGACCTATGAAATGCTGTTCTCGGTCACCTTCTGAAATACAAGACCAATTGTCGGATTAATTAAATGCGCTAATCTTCAAGTAAGCGCAGAGAATGCTCCTGTTTTCATGTGGCACCACGAAGCAACTCGTCCTTAGTGTTCGCCACTACCGGTGCCGCTGGCGTCCATGTAAATATTCGACGAGGCGTTAAAATTTGAAGTGAATATCATTTGGTCCGTGGGCAGCTGGAGCGGGTACACCTGCGTTTAGAAGAGAACGAGAAAAGACGACGTAAATTTCTCAGGGTGCCGACATCTCAGGGTGCCGGCACAATATTACCACAATTTATTTCAATGATATTCCTATTGGCGTTTGAGCAGTGGTTCAAACAGCATTCCACATATGCGTTATCACTTGGGTCATCCGGTTATGAAGAGTGAAGGATAAAAACGGAACGACATAGCTTTCACCAAACACCTGCGGAAGCATACCAGGCCGTCAGCCAGGCAAACATATCCAGCTTTTAAGCGAAATGTCATTTTAGCTAATACGCTAATAAATGAATAGTAGATACTACCGAAGCAAGCTTGACAAAACTTCAGGGCTGATACTGTCCGATTTTCTCATTAGCAGCCTTGAACTAGCGCctcagcagacgacgcgcgcaccTAGTGGTTAGTCCCACCACGTCGCCTCCCGTATTTTTCGGCGCGGAGCGCGAAGCAGCGTGCCACAggtaatctcggaggtcatgccgagGAGCTGAGTGACCTGAGTAATGCGTCACTTCTGGCGAGTGGCAATGATTCGATTTTGTTTCAGAACGCCTATTTTTCCTAGTCTTTCGTCATGCATCCACTCGTCTTTCAAACGTAAAACTTTGCACGGAGGCTGTTCTGTATCTATATTATCTGAACCTAGACCTTTTTTTACGTGGTCCAAAATTTCGTTTCATTTGGGCTTCAAATACTTCGGAATGAAGAGAATTCTTCATGCAGATCATGTGCCTGCTTGCAATGTGGACAtcgaatgagtgagtgagtgagtgagtgagtgagtgagtgagtgagtgagtgagtgagtgagtgagtgagtgagtgagtgagtgagtgagtgagtgagtgagtgagtgagtgagtgagtgagcgagcgagcgagccagccagccagccagccagccagccagccacccagcccgccagccagccagccacccagcccgccagccagccagccagataATTAGCAGGgggaggcgggctagttggtggtcgatattggaatgcatcatgtaaccgcgcaaacgacaatggACGAAGAAGGGAACAcaccgcgcctgtcctgtgtgtatccttcttcgtccgttgtcgtttgcgcggttacatgatgcattccaacaGCCAGATAAAACAGGTAGAAGCGGCACCAGATAAATAAGGAAAGGCGGGAAGGTGAGCGAGAACACAAGATACAGATTTCTAGGCTACACATTGTTGAGGGAAGGGGAAGGGAAATTTGAGAGGGAAATATTGGAGACAGACACCGCACTAGTGCTTCAGCATCGCCGCCAGAACAACTTCTCATCAATTAATGCTGAAGTGGGCAAGCAGGCGAACAAGTAAGATGGGGCAGAAATGCATGCCGAGAGAAATAGCTGTAGCCGAAGTAACACAATACTGAGGCTTCCGTGCCTCTTTCATACGCTAAATCATTTCTACAAGTCACCTCTTATGCATGTCTCACCGGAGCAACATATCCCTGAGGAAGGGTTCCCAAAAAGCCCGAACTTTGGCGgtcctgctgctgttgctgctgctgctcttgcagcGTCTGTTGCTGGTGCTGTAGCTGCTGGCTCTGCGTGTGGTGCATCGAGTCCCTCCGGGAGGAGTTGTCCGTACAGCCGGCGGGAGCCGTAGCCAGCAAATAGGGTGCCGGCGTCAACGCGCCCGTCGGTCCGGCGATCGTCGACGTTGGCACCGACAGCGTCGTCGTCGGTAGGGACAGTGTGAAAAGCGGAGCGTTGGCGCTCTGTGCGATCGAGGCGGTGTAGGATGTAGAAAGGGGAAGGAAAGAACGAAGCGGTTAGAAGGAGCCTTTACGAACTTCCGCTCGTTTCTTCAAACTAAAACGAAGTCCGGCAGCTTTCGGTGCGGCAGTAATTGCTCGCCAACCGTTAAATACATTTATTAGAGTTCTCGTACATCCCCTTCCCCCTCTTTCGATGGAGTTGATTCACGCTGTATAGGTATAAGCTGAGTAAATGCGCGCCATTTTAGCGTACGAGAACTCTCAAAAACGTGAAAATGGCTCTAATGCAGAATCGCATGAAGCAACACTACAACACCCAGAATAAGCAACATCACCAATAGAAGCAGCTAGGACTGCAATTTCACAGAGAGCATTCACGCGTTCTATGTAAATGTGGATCGGTCGTGTACCGTCACAGTGGCCGTCAGGTTGGGGTTGATGAAGTGCACGAGCATTAGCTGCTCGGAGACCCGGCGCAGTTCCTCCTGCTGCCTGAGGATCTGTTGCTGCAGCGCCTGGTGCCTGCGCCGAAGGTAATCCTGGAAATGgtcctgcggctgctgctgctgcggctgctgctgctgctggtgttgttGTCCACCGgccgactgctgctgctgcgaccgGGGCGACACCTGCCCCTGCGGCTGTGAGTGCACGGGTCTCGTGCTGATGTGTGAGTCGTTCTCCAGGCACGCCGAGAAGCTCCCCGGTTGCAGAACCTGTCGTGGCCGTCCCTAAGGTGAGGTTGTATTCAGACCACACCTGTGGAACAGCCGCGTTTATGAGAAATTTCAAAGAGAGTGAGCAAACACCTAGTGTGGCTCTTGTAGGTCGACGTGTTGTGGCAGCTGCTATGGTGTTGGAAGTAAGGTTTGCTCCTGGCGTTTCAGGCACCAAACTCGCGTGCCTGCTGCGTCAGTGCATTGAGAATTTTGCGTGAGATTTTCTTTAGATGCAATTATCAACGTCCCATCCTCGTACGTCAATAGTAGCCGTGTGGTTACGACAGCGACTTCTGTTATATAACGCCTCTTGTCATGAAAGGAAAccgaacccacattgccactgttGTAACGAATTTTCCTGTATTCTAAAGCTGACTTACTCTCGTATTCAGAAATTCGcctaacttgaagcccacgcctGACTTGGTAAAATGCATGTCTGACGCGAACGCGCCCAAAGAAAAGCAATGAGCATCTCAGGCACGTTCACACCAGGCATTATACGAACTAAGTGAAGCATAGGCTTCAAATTAAGGCCCGTTTCTGTATGCGGGGGTTAGTCGTAATGTCAGGACTTTCACCGTAAAGAAAATAAAGCAGCTGTAGTGCCACATCTGAACTGAATTACTACACGAACGAAAATAAGGTCGGAGCAGTCGCTAGGCAACCAGAATGTTAATTTAAATATTAGGACATTTTAGCAAGCTTTGCAAATATTTGCCTTGCTTAGGATGAAAAATAAAAGTGGTTTTAAGGAATCGCAAGATGCCTAACAAATTTCGCACGAGAATATATCACTTTCGGCTTTTTGTGACTTCGGGTTACAAACTTTTCACTCAGTAATTGCCGTGCAGTGTCATGAAACGCAGTTAGTACTTCAGCCGAGAGGCGGCGCTGTCATTCTGTTTGCCAATagagagtagaaagcagaccgttttATGTGGCCTTtctagacattacaggagcctatgacaacgtagaccgcgacatattgtgggatattcaggaaggggaaggtttaggtgacgattgtctacagcttttcagagtgatttacctagaaaataccgtttgcgttgaatgggaaggggcGAGGAGCGCGTAGAACGCTGATATCGACAAGGGACTggggcaggggtgccctttatccccactactgtttatgatgtacatagtgaggatggagagggcgctagaaggaagtaatatcggttttaatctctcatacaaacaggcgggtacagtatagtaaagcagcagcttccaggtttattttatgcggacgatattgtggtgctagctaacaagcaaagtgatttgcaacgtctggctaatatctgtggacaggaaggcaacaatttaggtttgaaatttactgttagaaaatcaggtgttatggtattcaatgaaaacagtgaacagccagtggcgatacagggccaggaaatacctcgggtaacagaacataaataccttgatatatggataaacgaaggcaacagatatatggaaacacaggaaaaaacaatagcagtgaagggcaagagaaatgcagccataatgaagcacagcgcgctacggggatacaataggtacgaggtgctcccaggtatgtggaaaggtgtaatcgttcccggacttacttttggaaatacggttgtttgcttcaaatcaggggtacaatcaggactcgatgtgaaccaaaggtcagtgggtcacctcgcattgggcgctcacgggaagactacaaatgaagctgtgcagggtgatatgggctggactagttttgaagtgagggacgcTCGCAGCAAaagtgagtatgaagaacggctgaggaatatggaagaaagtgaatgggctgggagagtgttgaggtatctgtacaggaagaacattgattcacagtggaggaaaagaactaggaagcttaccagcaagtatgcggcctgtaggctGGGCAAcccagcaacaaagaacgtcaagaggaaagtcagagaggccgaaataatctcatgggtggcggcaacggaaaagaaacctgccatgagtaactacttaagaggaaaaaacgaaatcaggaaagaaacaatttatgataactcaaagggaagctcattacttttcgaagcgagatcgggatgccttagaacacgcacctataaagcgatatataagaaggaagaagaagcatgtgcttgctgtggtaaagctagggacattatggagcatgttttattagaatgtgaagacgtctacccagcggtcgatttaggtaccactggcctccttgaagtccttgggttcagcgagagcagtggaaaagtaaacatgtccgcaatacggattagtaagaggcgattggaggattggaggaataaaagtagggaaacgacaaaaaacggagacgtacaaaaacacagttcgcaataggggatcagaagatttggttgtgggagttcatagggtttttttttctttgtttattgtttaacctaggtaggacattaggcagtataatagcaagagtttggtggcgtaacccatcgccccgtttcaaaggggacgctcataacatccatccatcccatacATAAATCCATCCAGACATAAATGCGCGGCTAAAGCGCACAAATATTTATACCTCAAAAGAGTGGACACAGGATGGAGGTAGGGGTCCAGAATATTGGCAACCAAGTATAAGGTAATTGAAAATATACAACGAGGAGTGATATAAAAGAGAGTGATAGAAACAGAGGCAGTGAATTGGGTGCGAAAGGTGGAAACAAGAAAGGTAGAGATTTACAAGAATAAAAAGCAAGAAATTGGAAAGGAAAATCTGTACAATAACACAGAGGGCAATGCCTTGCTATTTAAGGTCACGAGACACGAGCGCTTACTTCAACTGAAGTAGTAGGCGCCTGTGCTTCTTTCAAGTAACGTTTTATAACTCCTGTAAGTGTTTCCTCTTAGTAGCTCGTACTTAGTGTTTCCTCTTAGTAGCTCCCTTAGCCGCACGCTTTTATGCTTCCCCGTGTGCTAGGGGGTCAGCGCTCCTCAAGCTGTTCTTACAGCTTTTACCTGTCCTCCTTGTAACTCTTTCTTGTTGCGGAATAAAATCCAATTCAATTTAATTCATTTCTTTGTTCCCGTACGTGTCCCCAACAATTTTGCACCGCTTGCCGCCATGGATTCGTGCTAACTAGCCTGATCAAATTGCCTGTTGCTACTTGATGGCCGGGCTGGCTGCACGAAGACGAAAACATACCGGACCAAATATTCGCAACATcatgaggcatgtgtctgctggTGGTCCGGAAACGACTCGGCACATTGTAATGGAATGCCAAAATATTCACCCTGCAATACCGTAGGAAACGGTCACCTTAGAGAAGTGCTAGGATTCAAAGCGGATGGACACCTTAACTGGCCAGCAGTTGGGATTGgcgagagacgtttagagtactgGTGCAAAAATTGCAGGGAAGAGGTTGATAGAACCGGAGTTGTTACAGGCGTAGGCAActgtacaagagagagagagagagagagaagttgtaatgaagaaagcaaagatcaaggagagagagagaggcacaaTGCTAAACAGCAATAGATGTACTCAAACCTGACTGGATCAAGCTGCCTAGGTAActtttcgtccccccccccccccatttcaagTTTCAAAGGGGATTACAATagaaatactactactactactactactactactactactactactactactactactactactactactactactactactactaatactactacaaataataataagaacAGTACTAATAATACAAATAAACTAATAACGATTTCAAGAAGAGTTTCTTGAGTCGAGGTGGGGTTTTGAGTGGAGAAACGTTGTCCTAGAAAGTGTACGCGAGGCTCGAATCAAGTCTGTCTGGTTGGCATTCAGCATCTCGAGTGTCCGCAAGCGCGCCGTGCGTGCCTGCTCCCTTGCCAGTTCGTCATGCACATGCGGAGAGCGGTGGCCGAGGCGGCGGTTCGCTCACTCGCCTGCACCGCCGCTGCCGCAGCAGCCGTGCCGCAGTGGCCGGACCCGGCAAAGGTGGCCGCGATGGGCTGCAGCGCGGTGAGCGTGATCAGCGGCGCACGGCACGCGGTGGTGGTCTGGTAGGGCGGCCGCTGGTCCATCGGCTCGTGCTGCAGCCGCGACGAGCTCGGCTCCGAGGAGGCGAGCGACACCAGTCGTCCCCCCGTCGCCGGAGACTCGCGCGTGATCGTGCACGCCTCGGTGAACGGCAGCGACAGCTGGTTTCCGCAGCTTCCGGCGCCGCTGCTGCGTTCGTCCCGCATCACCCCTGAAGCGTGTATTATTTGGGGAAGAAAATACAGTAGAAGTTCTTTGCAAAGCACACAGAACTCACTCAttgttaaagaaaaagaacaaacaaacaaacaaacaaacaaacaaaaacagttGAAG
This region includes:
- the LOC126536053 gene encoding uncharacterized protein isoform X5; the encoded protein is MKRGNLGSTDSSVIYEPMNLKGTFLTAVGEGFPLGGLEYDSNSCSSACSPNTGSAEQQAPCLVAMVRLQTPQLMHELILCDGSRNEFSSRHSLEWKFLFLDHRAPPIIGYLPFEVLGTSGYDYYHVEDLEKVAAGQEALMQTGEGTSCHYRFLTKGQQWIWLQTRYYITYHQWSSKPEFVVCTNTVMSYDEDLTHSKAAPTSGASASYSRTSVPNRTSYQSSRVSSAPSVSSRDSLSPNLSEKSGCAGGVMRDERSSGAGSCGNQLSLPFTEACTITRESPATGGRLVSLASSEPSSSRLQHEPMDQRPPYQTTTACRAPLITLTALQPIAATFAGSGHCGTAAAAAAVQVLQPGSFSACLENDSHISTRPVHSQPQGQVSPRSQQQQSAGGQQHQQQQQPQQQQPQDHFQDYLRRRHQALQQQILRQQEELRRVSEQLMLVHFINPNLTATVTSANAPLFTLSLPTTTLSVPTSTIAGPTGALTPAPYLLATAPAGCTDNSSRRDSMHHTQSQQLQHQQQTLQEQQQQQQQDRQSSGFLGTLPQGYVAPVYPLQLPTDQMIFTSNFNASSNIYMDASGTGSGEH